A single window of Streptomyces aquilus DNA harbors:
- a CDS encoding DUF4240 domain-containing protein — MDTKEFWHLINKARFATTDEAPFHEALAALLAARPKQQILEYQDHFDTLHDALYRWDVWAAAYLIGGGCSDDSFMDFRAGLIAQGRHWYERAAASPDSLAEHPDVIAAATDVGDRALFDEDANYCASDAYERITGEGETFWADWKQYVADRPSVDSPADPLGEDFDFDDEDEMRRRLPRLAALFLPAPSTSRKSG, encoded by the coding sequence GTGGACACGAAAGAGTTCTGGCACCTCATCAACAAGGCCCGCTTCGCCACGACGGACGAAGCCCCCTTCCACGAGGCACTGGCCGCCCTCCTGGCAGCCCGCCCCAAGCAACAGATCCTGGAGTACCAGGACCACTTCGACACCCTCCACGACGCCCTCTACCGCTGGGACGTCTGGGCCGCCGCCTACCTCATCGGCGGCGGCTGCTCCGACGACAGCTTCATGGACTTCCGCGCGGGCCTGATAGCCCAGGGCCGCCACTGGTACGAACGCGCGGCCGCCTCCCCCGACTCCCTCGCCGAGCACCCCGACGTCATCGCGGCAGCCACCGATGTCGGGGACCGCGCCCTCTTCGACGAGGACGCCAACTACTGCGCCTCCGACGCCTACGAGCGGATCACCGGCGAGGGCGAGACCTTCTGGGCCGACTGGAAGCAGTACGTGGCCGACCGTCCCTCTGTCGATTCCCCCGCCGATCCACTGGGCGAGGACTTCGACTTCGACGACGAGGACGAGATGCGCCGACGGCTGCCTCGGCTGGCGGCCCTGTTCCTCCCCGCTCCGTCAACATCTCGAAAAAGCGGTTGA
- a CDS encoding SIS domain-containing protein yields MSDGTPADRFLDAAIGLLQRVRDEEAEPIATAGTLLADTVAAGGRLFAFGAGHSSLAAQDVVYRAGGLALMNLLAAPGMVGVDVMPATLGSALERVDGLASTILDCSPLRAGDALVIISLSGRNAMPVEMAMTARARGVKVIGVTSVAYATETRSRHSSGTYLKDHCDVVLDSKIAIGDAELTLDTVPAPFAPASTVVTSALMQAMVATAATSLAERGVEPPMLRSGNVDGGLEWNERVFDEYGDRIFYRR; encoded by the coding sequence ATGAGCGACGGCACGCCCGCCGACCGGTTCCTCGACGCCGCCATCGGCCTGCTTCAGCGGGTCCGCGACGAGGAGGCCGAGCCCATCGCCACGGCCGGCACGCTCCTCGCCGACACCGTCGCCGCCGGGGGCCGGCTGTTCGCCTTCGGCGCCGGGCACTCCTCGCTCGCCGCCCAGGACGTCGTCTACCGGGCCGGTGGCCTCGCCCTGATGAACCTCCTCGCCGCGCCCGGGATGGTGGGCGTGGACGTCATGCCGGCCACGCTCGGCTCCGCCCTGGAGCGCGTCGACGGCCTCGCGAGCACCATCCTGGACTGCTCCCCGCTCCGCGCGGGCGACGCCCTGGTGATCATCTCCCTCTCCGGCCGCAACGCGATGCCGGTGGAGATGGCGATGACCGCCCGCGCGCGCGGGGTGAAGGTCATCGGCGTGACGTCGGTGGCGTACGCCACGGAGACCCGCTCCCGGCACTCCTCCGGCACCTATCTCAAGGACCACTGCGACGTCGTCCTCGACTCCAAGATCGCCATCGGCGACGCGGAGCTCACCCTCGACACGGTCCCGGCCCCCTTCGCCCCCGCCTCGACGGTGGTGACGTCCGCCCTGATGCAGGCCATGGTGGCAACGGCGGCGACATCCCTGGCGGAACGGGGCGTGGAGCCGCCGATGCTGCGGTCGGGGAACGTGGACGGGGGGCTGGAGTGGAACGAGCGGGTGTTCGATGAGTACGGGGACCGGATCTTCTACCGGCGCTGA
- a CDS encoding SDR family oxidoreductase, which translates to MRVFVTGASGFVGSAVVRELMGAGHEVVGLARSDNSAAALRAAGAQVHRGDLDDLDSLRRGAEAADGVIHTAFKHDFSNIAASGVIDLHAIEAMGSVLEGTGKPFVTTSAFLVERGVFGTEEDAAHPDSVAPFRVASEEATLALADRGVRASVVRLPPSVHGRDDGAFVPKLIDIARDKGVSATIDAGTNHWPAVHRLDAARLYRLALEKADAGTRVHAIDDEGVPFHAIATAIGQGLGVPVVQVAGAEAAAHFGWFAHFIALDLRASSTLTRQRLSWKPEQPDLLADLAEGHYFEEGRRSIL; encoded by the coding sequence ATGCGTGTGTTCGTCACCGGCGCCAGCGGCTTCGTGGGCAGCGCCGTCGTACGTGAACTCATGGGCGCCGGCCACGAAGTGGTCGGCCTGGCCCGCTCCGACAACTCCGCGGCGGCGCTGCGGGCCGCGGGCGCGCAGGTGCACCGCGGCGACCTGGACGACCTCGACAGCCTGCGCCGGGGAGCGGAGGCGGCCGACGGTGTCATCCACACCGCCTTCAAGCACGACTTCTCGAACATCGCCGCCTCGGGCGTCATCGACCTGCACGCCATCGAGGCGATGGGGTCGGTGCTGGAAGGCACCGGCAAGCCCTTCGTGACGACGTCGGCGTTCCTGGTCGAGCGCGGCGTCTTCGGCACGGAGGAGGACGCGGCCCACCCGGATTCCGTGGCGCCCTTCCGCGTCGCCTCCGAGGAGGCCACCCTCGCCCTCGCCGACCGCGGCGTACGCGCCTCGGTCGTCCGCCTGCCTCCGTCCGTGCACGGCCGCGACGACGGCGCCTTCGTCCCCAAGCTCATCGACATCGCCCGCGACAAGGGCGTCTCCGCGACGATCGACGCCGGCACCAACCACTGGCCCGCCGTCCACCGCCTCGACGCGGCCCGCCTCTACCGCCTGGCCCTGGAGAAGGCCGACGCGGGCACCCGCGTCCACGCGATCGACGACGAGGGCGTCCCCTTCCACGCCATCGCGACCGCGATAGGCCAGGGCCTGGGCGTACCGGTGGTACAGGTGGCCGGCGCCGAGGCCGCCGCCCACTTCGGCTGGTTCGCCCACTTCATCGCCCTCGACCTCCGCGCCTCCAGCACCCTGACCCGGCAACGCCTGTCCTGGAAGCCGGAGCAGCCCGACCTGCTCGCGGACCTGGCGGAGGGGCACTACTTCGAGGAGGGGCGCCGGAGCATCCTCTGA
- a CDS encoding LysR family transcriptional regulator encodes MEQRPEVPLPQLHAFVVLAEELHFGRAAARLGIAQPPLSQQIRRLEDKVGAPLLVRPPGPVTLTPAGRELLPAARQALAALTDGLAAARAAAAGRTGTLRLGFAASLALTLLPGLLRSYVDRYPHVRLDIREMTTAPQLTALREGGLDVGLLREPPSADPDLSFRTVLTEPFVAVLPRAHPLAAQRTVTPDELGAHPFVLLPREAGPGLHDRITGLCAPRVAQHATEWQTVCALVETGLGVSLAPASIRRVRLKGVAFRPLAAPGARTVVAVAWRRDDDSPLVANLLETVTHQG; translated from the coding sequence ATGGAGCAGCGGCCGGAAGTCCCCCTCCCTCAACTTCACGCCTTCGTCGTCCTCGCCGAGGAACTGCACTTCGGGCGGGCCGCCGCGCGGCTCGGTATCGCTCAGCCGCCGCTGAGCCAGCAGATCCGGCGCCTGGAGGACAAGGTCGGCGCCCCGCTCCTCGTACGGCCGCCGGGCCCGGTCACCCTCACACCGGCTGGACGGGAACTCCTCCCTGCCGCCCGCCAGGCCCTTGCCGCGCTCACCGACGGCCTCGCGGCGGCCCGCGCGGCGGCCGCCGGCCGGACCGGCACCCTGCGCCTCGGCTTCGCCGCGTCGCTCGCCCTGACGCTGCTGCCGGGGCTGCTGCGCAGCTACGTGGACCGCTATCCGCACGTACGCCTGGACATCCGCGAGATGACCACCGCACCCCAGCTGACCGCCCTGCGCGAGGGCGGTCTCGATGTCGGCCTCCTGCGCGAACCACCGTCCGCCGACCCGGACTTGTCCTTCCGTACGGTCCTGACGGAGCCGTTCGTGGCGGTGCTGCCGCGCGCCCATCCCCTGGCGGCCCAACGCACGGTGACCCCCGACGAGTTGGGCGCCCACCCCTTCGTCCTCCTGCCGCGCGAGGCGGGTCCCGGCCTCCATGACCGCATCACCGGCCTGTGCGCCCCGCGCGTCGCCCAGCACGCCACCGAGTGGCAGACCGTCTGCGCCCTCGTCGAGACCGGCCTCGGGGTGTCGCTCGCACCGGCGAGCATCCGCCGTGTCCGGCTCAAGGGCGTCGCCTTCCGGCCCCTCGCCGCGCCGGGCGCGCGGACCGTGGTCGCGGTGGCCTGGCGCCGGGACGACGACAGCCCGCTCGTCGCGAACCTCCTGGAGACGGTCACGCACCAGGGGTGA
- a CDS encoding enoyl-CoA hydratase family protein — protein MTAHPALIGRTRTRGVETLTLDSPHNRNALSAALVGELADALTDCAKDGDVRAVVLTHTGTTFSAGADLKNPPDPDALVGLLRQIVAAPKPVLARVTGHVRAGGLGLLAACDIGAASTAATFAFTEVRIGVAPAVISLPLLPRTDPRALARYYLTGERFDAAEAARIGLLTATGDDVDAVLEPVLEGLRKAAPEALAETKRLLTVRVLEAFDRDAADLTALSARLFASAQAREGMTAFLERRDPAWAL, from the coding sequence ATGACAGCGCACCCGGCCCTGATCGGCCGCACCCGCACGCGGGGCGTCGAGACCCTCACCCTCGACTCCCCGCACAACCGCAACGCCCTGTCGGCCGCCCTGGTCGGCGAGTTGGCGGACGCACTGACCGACTGCGCCAAGGACGGCGACGTCCGCGCGGTCGTCCTCACCCACACCGGCACCACCTTCAGCGCCGGCGCCGACCTCAAGAACCCACCCGACCCCGACGCGCTGGTGGGCCTCCTCCGCCAGATCGTCGCCGCACCGAAACCCGTCCTGGCCCGCGTCACCGGCCACGTCCGCGCGGGCGGCCTCGGCCTGCTCGCCGCCTGCGACATCGGCGCGGCGTCCACCGCGGCGACCTTCGCCTTCACGGAGGTACGGATCGGGGTCGCCCCCGCCGTCATCTCCCTCCCCCTGCTGCCCCGCACCGACCCGCGAGCCCTCGCCCGCTACTACCTCACCGGCGAGCGCTTCGACGCCGCCGAGGCCGCCCGCATCGGCCTGCTGACGGCGACCGGCGACGACGTGGACGCCGTACTCGAACCCGTCCTGGAAGGACTGCGCAAAGCCGCCCCCGAAGCCCTGGCCGAGACGAAACGGCTGCTCACGGTTAGGGTGCTGGAAGCCTTCGACCGGGACGCGGCGGACCTCACCGCGCTCTCGGCCCGCCTGTTCGCCTCCGCGCAGGCCCGCGAGGGCATGACAGCCTTTCTAGAACGACGGGACCCCGCATGGGCGCTGTGA
- a CDS encoding GNAT family N-acetyltransferase, translating to MSDLPIVRLERAVGDALLEQWRYVHNVIIPADPLSLDAVRERSTRYRLENAYVDDVLVGCSTVRPPEGADAVATVIARVLPAHRRRGYGTALYENGLAHARVLGAKVIETCVLAVNEDGLRFAGKQGFVEVERYVLDGESDEWVDLRLA from the coding sequence GTGTCTGATCTTCCGATAGTCCGGCTGGAGCGTGCGGTCGGCGACGCCCTGCTCGAACAGTGGCGGTACGTCCACAACGTGATCATCCCGGCCGACCCGCTGAGCCTCGACGCGGTGCGGGAGCGCAGTACGCGCTACCGCCTGGAGAACGCGTACGTGGATGACGTCCTCGTCGGCTGTTCCACCGTGCGCCCGCCGGAGGGCGCGGACGCGGTGGCGACCGTCATCGCGCGCGTGCTGCCCGCGCACCGGCGGCGGGGATACGGGACGGCCCTGTACGAGAACGGGCTCGCCCACGCGCGCGTGCTGGGCGCGAAGGTGATCGAGACGTGTGTGCTGGCCGTCAACGAGGACGGTCTGCGCTTCGCCGGGAAACAGGGCTTCGTCGAGGTCGAGCGGTATGTGCTCGACGGCGAGAGCGACGAATGGGTCGATCTCCGGCTCGCCTAG
- a CDS encoding PAS domain-containing protein, with amino-acid sequence MSASRRSGTTDELGPDEPEQPDQPDRDGADLLAALLDGMDAALCAFDADGVVTHWNREAERILGWTAAEAVGRHGFAGWAVREADAEEVEGRLMSAMQAPGRQVHEFALLTKDGGRVLVRTQSAAVHGPDGKPAGVYCAFSEVHAQIDLERSIALSEALFEDASWGVVLVDADLRPAVVNAHAARALGIGRTAVLGRPLGELLAQGVEELESALTHVLAEGAPPAPAEIWVSVRTPEGEQRRCWRCGFVRLASPLAEEPVPLGVGWLFNDVTVAKQAEQEASLLRFRGNQLHRAARAAAECEDPAEAATIHLDFALAGFADHALIDRVAGDGSLADGDSDVPVRLVRVAATPSGAPGPSLLTGQAGLPVRYAEGHPALQCVERVGSVRASVGSVPAERAREWALSRQWPPDAVHALCAVLRSRGRTLGAVTFLRGAGRSPFERSDAAYAEDVALRIAAALDLAGALRG; translated from the coding sequence GTGAGTGCTTCCAGGCGTAGTGGGACCACCGACGAGCTGGGGCCGGACGAGCCGGAGCAGCCCGACCAGCCCGACCGGGACGGCGCCGACCTGCTCGCCGCCCTGCTCGACGGCATGGACGCGGCGCTGTGCGCCTTCGACGCGGACGGCGTCGTCACCCACTGGAACCGCGAGGCGGAGCGGATTCTGGGCTGGACCGCGGCCGAGGCCGTGGGCCGGCACGGCTTCGCCGGATGGGCCGTACGGGAGGCCGACGCCGAGGAGGTCGAGGGGCGGCTGATGTCCGCCATGCAGGCCCCGGGACGGCAGGTGCACGAGTTCGCGCTGCTGACCAAGGACGGCGGACGGGTCCTCGTACGGACGCAGTCGGCCGCCGTGCACGGCCCGGACGGCAAGCCCGCCGGGGTGTACTGCGCGTTCAGCGAGGTGCACGCGCAGATCGACCTGGAGCGGTCGATCGCGCTGAGCGAGGCGCTCTTCGAGGACGCCAGCTGGGGCGTCGTGCTGGTCGACGCGGACCTGCGGCCCGCGGTGGTGAACGCGCACGCGGCGCGGGCGCTGGGCATCGGCCGTACGGCCGTGCTGGGACGGCCCCTGGGCGAGCTGCTCGCGCAGGGCGTGGAGGAACTGGAGAGCGCCCTCACGCATGTGCTCGCGGAGGGCGCGCCGCCCGCGCCGGCCGAGATCTGGGTGAGCGTACGGACGCCGGAGGGCGAGCAGCGGCGCTGCTGGCGGTGCGGGTTCGTGCGGCTGGCCTCGCCGCTCGCCGAGGAGCCGGTGCCGCTGGGCGTGGGCTGGCTGTTCAACGACGTCACCGTGGCCAAGCAGGCCGAGCAGGAGGCGTCCCTGCTGCGCTTCCGGGGCAACCAGCTGCACCGCGCGGCCCGCGCGGCCGCCGAGTGCGAGGACCCGGCGGAGGCGGCGACGATCCACCTGGACTTCGCGCTCGCCGGCTTCGCCGACCACGCGCTGATCGACCGGGTGGCGGGGGACGGCTCACTGGCCGACGGGGACTCGGACGTTCCGGTACGACTGGTCCGGGTCGCCGCGACTCCCTCGGGGGCACCGGGGCCGAGCCTGCTGACCGGGCAGGCCGGGTTGCCGGTGCGGTACGCGGAGGGGCATCCGGCGTTGCAGTGCGTGGAGCGCGTCGGGTCGGTACGGGCCAGCGTGGGCTCGGTGCCGGCGGAGCGGGCGCGCGAGTGGGCGCTGTCCCGGCAGTGGCCGCCGGACGCGGTGCACGCGCTGTGCGCGGTGCTGCGGAGCCGGGGGCGGACGCTGGGGGCGGTGACGTTTCTGCGGGGTGCCGGACGGAGTCCGTTCGAACGGTCCGACGCGGCTTATGCGGAGGACGTGGCGCTGCGGATCGCCGCGGCGCTGGATCTGGCGGGGGCGTTGCGGGGGTGA
- a CDS encoding TetR/AcrR family transcriptional regulator produces MGAVSTVGDRMDRSPGERTDRSAGERTPKQDRSRATRRRLLEAAVACLAERGWAGSTVSVVAERAGVSRGAAQHHFPTREDLFTAAVEYVAEERSGAIRALFPQGAAGDRRAVVAALVDLYTGPLFRAALHLWVAASNEEQLRPRVTELEARVGRETHRIAVDLLGADESRPGARETVQGLLDMARGLGLANLLTDDQGRREKVVAQWTALVESALRD; encoded by the coding sequence ATGGGCGCTGTGAGCACGGTCGGCGACCGTATGGACCGTTCCCCCGGCGAACGCACGGACCGTTCCGCCGGCGAACGCACGCCGAAGCAGGACCGCAGCCGGGCCACCCGCCGGCGGCTCCTCGAAGCCGCCGTGGCCTGCCTCGCCGAACGCGGCTGGGCGGGCTCCACGGTCTCCGTCGTCGCCGAACGCGCGGGCGTCTCCCGCGGCGCCGCCCAGCACCACTTCCCCACCCGCGAGGACCTGTTCACGGCGGCCGTGGAGTACGTCGCCGAGGAGCGCTCCGGTGCGATCCGCGCCTTGTTCCCGCAGGGCGCGGCGGGCGACCGCCGGGCGGTCGTGGCCGCCCTGGTCGACCTCTACACCGGCCCGCTCTTCCGCGCCGCCCTCCACCTGTGGGTCGCCGCGTCCAACGAGGAACAACTCCGCCCGCGAGTGACGGAGTTGGAGGCCCGCGTCGGCCGCGAGACCCACCGGATAGCGGTCGACCTGCTGGGCGCGGACGAATCGAGACCGGGCGCACGGGAGACGGTCCAGGGCCTGCTGGACATGGCCCGCGGCCTGGGCCTGGCCAACCTGCTCACCGACGACCAGGGCCGCCGGGAGAAGGTGGTCGCACAGTGGACGGCGCTGGTGGAGTCGGCGCTCAGGGACTGA
- a CDS encoding LysR family transcriptional regulator: MADSQPNPGTVDLDLRLVRYFTVVAEHRHFGRAADALHITQPSLSRQVQRLERELGARLLDRTPQGTRLTEAGEVFLTEAKALLRAAAQASVRARAAAQPHRMTVGFTPGIIVTPAVRAVRHRHPDAEVVTAHLAWDDVHHALLDHRVDAVVTRLPFRTEGLRVTVLYDEPRVLIVPLDHRLAGKEAVTLDDIADERLPRTADPVRSAFWRFEPRPDGRPAPDGPLIEAVEDKFELVASGESLAVAAQSVGRVLRPDLTMVPLEGVEPSHVVVATRADDRNRLVTAFRKAAREHLTPGA; this comes from the coding sequence ATGGCCGACTCCCAGCCGAACCCCGGCACCGTGGACCTCGATCTCCGTCTCGTCCGCTACTTCACCGTCGTCGCCGAGCATCGCCACTTCGGCCGGGCCGCCGACGCCCTGCACATCACCCAGCCCTCGCTGAGCCGCCAGGTGCAGCGGCTGGAGCGGGAGTTGGGGGCGCGGCTGCTGGACCGGACGCCGCAGGGGACGCGGCTGACGGAGGCGGGGGAGGTCTTCCTCACGGAGGCGAAGGCGTTGCTGCGGGCGGCGGCTCAGGCGTCCGTACGCGCGCGTGCCGCCGCTCAGCCGCATCGGATGACGGTCGGTTTCACCCCGGGCATCATCGTCACCCCGGCGGTCCGGGCGGTACGGCACCGGCACCCGGACGCCGAGGTGGTGACCGCCCACCTGGCCTGGGACGACGTACACCACGCCCTGCTCGACCACCGGGTCGACGCGGTGGTGACGCGGTTGCCGTTCCGCACCGAGGGGCTGCGGGTGACGGTCCTCTACGACGAGCCGCGCGTGCTGATCGTGCCGCTGGACCACCGGCTGGCCGGCAAGGAGGCCGTCACGCTGGACGACATCGCCGACGAGCGGCTGCCGCGCACGGCGGACCCGGTGCGCAGCGCGTTCTGGCGGTTCGAGCCGCGCCCGGACGGGCGCCCGGCGCCGGACGGGCCGCTCATCGAGGCGGTCGAGGACAAGTTCGAACTCGTCGCCTCCGGCGAGTCGTTGGCGGTCGCCGCGCAGTCCGTGGGGCGGGTCCTGCGGCCCGACCTCACCATGGTCCCGCTGGAGGGCGTCGAGCCCAGCCACGTCGTCGTCGCCACCCGCGCGGACGACCGCAACCGCCTGGTGACGGCCTTCCGCAAGGCCGCGCGGGAGCATCTCACCCCTGGTGCGTGA
- the pdxH gene encoding pyridoxamine 5'-phosphate oxidase, whose protein sequence is MRKQYRAEGLSETELAATPVEQFARWFKQAATEAHLFEPNAMVVSTADAEGRPSSRTVLLKQFDEQGFVFYTNYDSRKARDLGENPYVSLLFPWHPMARQVIVSGVARRTGRDETAAYFRTRPHGSQLGAWASEQSSVIGTRADLEASYAELAARYPEGEQVPVPPHWGGFRVAPRTVEFWQGRENRLHDRLRYVAEADGSWRVERLSP, encoded by the coding sequence ATGCGCAAGCAGTACCGGGCCGAGGGGCTCTCCGAGACCGAGCTCGCCGCCACCCCGGTGGAGCAGTTCGCGCGCTGGTTCAAGCAGGCGGCGACGGAGGCCCATCTGTTCGAACCGAACGCGATGGTGGTGTCGACGGCGGACGCGGAGGGCCGGCCGAGTTCGCGGACGGTGCTGTTGAAGCAGTTCGACGAGCAGGGGTTCGTCTTCTACACGAACTACGACTCCCGCAAGGCGCGCGACCTCGGCGAGAACCCGTACGTCTCGCTGCTCTTCCCGTGGCATCCGATGGCCCGCCAGGTGATCGTCAGTGGCGTCGCGCGTCGTACGGGACGGGACGAGACCGCCGCGTACTTCCGTACCCGGCCGCACGGTTCGCAGCTGGGGGCGTGGGCCAGTGAGCAGTCCTCGGTGATCGGGACCCGGGCCGATCTGGAGGCGTCGTACGCCGAGTTGGCGGCCCGCTATCCGGAGGGCGAGCAGGTGCCGGTGCCGCCGCACTGGGGTGGCTTCAGGGTGGCTCCGCGGACGGTGGAGTTCTGGCAGGGCCGGGAGAACCGGCTGCACGACCGACTGCGGTACGTGGCGGAGGCGGACGGGAGCTGGCGGGTGGAGCGGCTCAGTCCCTGA
- a CDS encoding citrate synthase 2, translating to MSDFVPGLEGVVAFETEIAEPDKEGGALRYRGVDIEDLVGHVSFGNVWGLLVDGAFRPGLPPAEPFPIPVHSGDIRVDVQSALAMLAPVWGLKPLLDIDEAQARDDLARAAVMALSYVAQSARGQGRPMVPQREIDKAQSVVERFMIRWRGEPDPKHVAAVDAYWTSAAEHGMNASTFTARVIASTGADVAAALSGAVGAMSGPLHGGAPSRVLYMIEEIERTGDAEAYVKQALDKGERLMGFGHRVYRAEDPRARVLRRTARELGAPRFEVAEALEKAALAELHARRPDRVLATNVEFWAAIVLDFAEVPAHMFTSMFTCARTAGWSAHILEQKRTGRLVRPSARYVGPGVRSPQEIEGYGNIADH from the coding sequence ATGTCCGACTTCGTACCTGGCCTCGAAGGAGTCGTCGCGTTCGAGACGGAGATCGCCGAACCGGACAAGGAGGGCGGCGCCCTCCGCTACCGCGGCGTCGACATCGAGGACCTCGTCGGCCACGTCTCGTTCGGCAACGTCTGGGGCCTGCTCGTCGACGGCGCCTTCCGCCCCGGCCTGCCGCCCGCCGAGCCCTTCCCGATCCCCGTCCACTCCGGCGACATCCGCGTCGACGTCCAGTCGGCCCTGGCCATGCTCGCCCCCGTCTGGGGCCTGAAACCCCTCCTCGACATCGACGAGGCCCAGGCCCGCGACGACCTCGCCCGCGCCGCCGTCATGGCCCTGTCCTACGTCGCCCAGTCCGCCCGCGGCCAGGGCCGCCCCATGGTCCCGCAGCGCGAGATCGACAAGGCCCAGTCCGTCGTCGAACGCTTCATGATCCGCTGGCGCGGCGAACCCGACCCCAAGCACGTCGCGGCGGTCGACGCGTACTGGACCTCCGCCGCCGAGCACGGCATGAACGCGTCCACCTTCACGGCCCGGGTCATCGCCTCGACCGGCGCGGACGTCGCGGCGGCGCTCTCGGGTGCCGTAGGAGCGATGTCCGGCCCGCTGCACGGCGGCGCCCCCTCCCGCGTCCTGTACATGATCGAGGAGATCGAGCGCACCGGGGACGCGGAGGCGTACGTCAAGCAGGCCCTCGACAAGGGCGAACGGCTGATGGGCTTCGGCCACCGGGTGTACCGGGCCGAGGACCCCCGCGCGCGCGTGCTGCGCCGCACGGCACGCGAACTGGGCGCGCCGCGCTTCGAGGTCGCCGAGGCGCTGGAGAAGGCGGCCCTGGCGGAACTCCACGCCCGCCGCCCGGACCGCGTCCTGGCCACGAACGTGGAGTTCTGGGCGGCGATCGTCCTCGACTTCGCCGAGGTCCCGGCGCACATGTTCACGTCCATGTTCACGTGCGCCCGTACGGCCGGGTGGTCGGCGCACATCCTGGAGCAGAAGCGCACGGGCCGCTTGGTACGGCCCTCCGCCCGCTATGTGGGACCGGGTGTGCGCAGCCCGCAGGAGATCGAGGGATACGGCAACATCGCCGACCACTGA
- a CDS encoding isopenicillin N synthase family dioxygenase, translated as MTHVSTTPSYQQLPIIDLSAADRGPQARALLRAQLHSAAHDVGFFQLVGHGVPEAETRALLSAMRRFFALPEDERLALDNVRSPHFRGYTRTGDERTGGSRDWRDQLDIGAERPARIPGAGEPAYWWLEGPNQWPDSLPELRTASLAWVERLSSVAERLLHELLVSIGAPADFYDPIFGDRAHPHLKLVRYPGSAGDGADQGVGAHKDYGFLTLLLQDQVGGLQVQREDGLFHDVPPLEGAFVVNLGELLEVATNGYLVATNHRVVSPPGATERFSVPFFYNPRLDARVEPLPFPYADTARGITDDPANPLFAEYGYNELKGKLRAHPLVAERHHGSLLTPA; from the coding sequence ATGACCCACGTGTCGACGACTCCGTCGTACCAGCAGCTCCCGATCATCGATCTCTCGGCCGCCGATCGCGGTCCCCAGGCCCGTGCGCTGCTCCGTGCCCAGCTGCACAGCGCCGCTCATGACGTGGGGTTCTTCCAGCTCGTCGGGCATGGGGTCCCGGAAGCGGAGACGCGCGCCCTCCTGTCCGCCATGCGGAGGTTCTTCGCGCTGCCCGAGGACGAGCGGCTCGCCCTCGACAACGTACGGTCGCCGCACTTCCGCGGATACACCCGCACCGGTGACGAGCGCACCGGTGGCAGCCGGGACTGGCGGGACCAGCTCGACATCGGGGCCGAGCGGCCCGCGCGGATACCCGGGGCCGGTGAGCCGGCGTACTGGTGGCTGGAGGGGCCCAACCAGTGGCCCGACTCGCTGCCCGAGCTGCGTACCGCCTCGCTCGCCTGGGTCGAGCGGCTCAGCTCCGTCGCCGAGCGGCTGCTGCACGAGCTGCTCGTCTCCATCGGGGCGCCCGCCGACTTCTACGACCCGATCTTCGGCGACCGGGCCCACCCGCACCTCAAGCTCGTGCGCTACCCGGGGAGCGCCGGTGACGGCGCCGATCAGGGCGTCGGCGCCCACAAGGACTACGGGTTCCTCACCCTGCTCCTCCAGGACCAGGTCGGTGGCCTCCAGGTGCAGCGGGAGGACGGGCTCTTCCATGACGTGCCGCCGCTGGAGGGGGCCTTCGTCGTGAATCTCGGGGAGCTGTTGGAGGTGGCCACGAACGGGTATCTCGTGGCCACCAACCACCGGGTCGTCTCCCCGCCCGGCGCCACCGAGCGGTTCTCCGTGCCGTTCTTCTACAACCCCCGCCTGGACGCGCGGGTGGAGCCGCTGCCCTTCCCGTACGCCGATACCGCGCGCGGTATCACCGACGACCCGGCCAACCCGCTCTTCGCCGAGTACGGCTACAACGAGCTCAAGGGCAAGCTGCGGGCGCATCCGCTGGTGGCGGAGCGGCATCACGGGAGCCTCTTGACTCCGGCGTGA